One window of Neptuniibacter halophilus genomic DNA carries:
- the tolQ gene encoding protein TolQ yields MVEKMSIWSLVANASLVVQLVMLMLLLASVLSWVMIFQRHAVLKQARKSMRRFEDRFWSGVDLGQLFREINHEPNNDCGAENIFRAGIKEFTRLTQQNGYDRDSVMDGVERSMRVALSREEDKLERHLPFLATVGSTSPYVGLFGTVWGIMNSFRGLANVHQATLASVAPGISEALIATAIGLFAAIPAVIAYNRYSAQVEYLLGNYETFADEFSSILHRRMHAS; encoded by the coding sequence GTGGTCGAAAAAATGTCGATCTGGAGTCTGGTGGCAAATGCAAGTCTTGTAGTGCAGTTGGTTATGTTGATGCTGCTGCTGGCATCGGTGCTTTCCTGGGTGATGATCTTTCAGCGTCATGCTGTTCTGAAGCAGGCGCGTAAATCAATGCGTCGTTTCGAGGACCGTTTCTGGTCCGGAGTCGATCTCGGTCAGTTATTCCGGGAGATCAATCATGAACCCAACAACGATTGCGGCGCTGAAAATATCTTCCGGGCCGGAATCAAAGAGTTTACCCGCCTGACCCAGCAGAATGGTTATGACCGGGATTCAGTGATGGATGGCGTCGAGCGAAGCATGCGTGTAGCGCTATCCAGAGAAGAGGATAAGTTAGAGCGGCATCTGCCGTTTCTGGCAACGGTCGGTTCTACCAGCCCCTATGTGGGCCTGTTTGGTACTGTCTGGGGTATTATGAATTCCTTCCGGGGGCTGGCTAATGTGCATCAGGCAACGCTGGCTTCGGTTGCACCGGGTATCTCCGAGGCACTGATTGCGACCGCGATTGGCCTGTTTGCTGCGATTCCAGCGGTTATTGCCTACAACCGCTATTCGGCGCAGGTAGAGTACCTGCTGGGTAACTATGAAACCTTCGCCGATGAGTTCTCCTCGATTCTGCACCGCCGTATGCATGCCTCTTAA
- the tolR gene encoding protein TolR encodes MIRRHKKKRKLNAEINVVPYIDVMMVLLVIFMVTAPMLTQGVNVELPKAPAEPVDDSDNEPVIVTVDAEGRYYIDIGGDPKVPVSGEEVADRVGKVLASNPKKMLLVRGDRSVNYDQVVQLMVLLQQAGAPAVGLVTE; translated from the coding sequence GTGATCAGACGACACAAGAAAAAACGCAAGCTGAATGCAGAGATCAACGTTGTACCTTATATCGATGTGATGATGGTACTGCTGGTAATCTTTATGGTGACCGCGCCGATGCTGACGCAGGGGGTTAATGTTGAGCTGCCGAAAGCGCCGGCTGAGCCTGTGGATGACAGCGATAATGAGCCGGTGATTGTCACGGTGGATGCTGAAGGCCGCTACTACATCGATATCGGTGGCGATCCGAAGGTACCGGTCAGCGGTGAAGAGGTGGCTGACCGGGTCGGTAAAGTGCTGGCCTCCAATCCTAAGAAGATGTTGCTGGTACGGGGTGATCGAAGCGTCAATTACGATCAGGTGGTGCAGTTGATGGTTCTGTTGCAGCAGGCCGGTGCGCCTGCTGTCGGTCTGGTGACAGAGTAG
- the tolB gene encoding Tol-Pal system beta propeller repeat protein TolB: MVNKLICRIVATLALLWGFSAQAAESDLALEITQGIDEPTPVAVVPFSWSGGSALPEDIAQIVSADLARTGLFSLMDRKNMLSLPTERGQVFFRDWRVSKTEFLVIGRQMPAENGQMKVEFELYDVLKEQQILAERVSGNRDNMRGIAHYIADMIYEKLTGIRGAFSTRIVYVTAQRFGEGKVRYRLKLADADGARPMTIREQSEPIMSPAWSRDGSKLAYVSFETSKPRIYIQHLATGKRERLPSFRGLNGAPAWSPDGTKLALVLSKDGNPEIYIQDLTSPRLVRVTHHYGIDTEPSWSPDGQSLIFTSDRGGQPQIYRIHLPTRQLERVTFEGNYNSRGRLTQDGRFLTMVHRGDDNVFHIAVQDLKTGRLDILTDTYLDESPTIAPNGSIILYATQKGVQGVLGGVTLDGNVRFILPSASGDVREPAWSPYLQ, encoded by the coding sequence ATGGTGAACAAGTTGATATGCCGGATAGTGGCCACTTTAGCTTTACTATGGGGTTTTTCAGCCCAGGCTGCTGAAAGTGACCTGGCGCTGGAAATTACCCAGGGTATAGATGAGCCAACGCCGGTGGCGGTGGTACCGTTTTCATGGAGTGGCGGTTCAGCGCTGCCTGAAGATATTGCCCAGATTGTCTCCGCGGATCTGGCCAGAACAGGCCTGTTCTCCCTGATGGATCGAAAGAATATGCTCAGCCTGCCCACAGAGCGTGGACAAGTGTTTTTCCGTGACTGGCGTGTCAGCAAAACTGAGTTTCTGGTGATCGGCCGGCAGATGCCCGCTGAAAACGGCCAGATGAAGGTCGAATTCGAACTCTACGATGTGCTCAAAGAGCAGCAGATTCTGGCTGAGCGTGTTTCCGGTAACCGCGATAACATGCGTGGTATAGCGCACTACATCGCTGATATGATCTACGAAAAACTGACGGGTATTCGTGGCGCTTTCTCTACCCGCATTGTCTACGTTACCGCGCAGCGTTTTGGTGAGGGTAAAGTACGCTACCGCCTTAAACTGGCGGATGCCGACGGCGCCCGGCCGATGACCATTCGCGAGCAGAGCGAGCCCATTATGTCCCCGGCCTGGTCCCGGGATGGCAGCAAGCTGGCTTATGTTTCCTTCGAAACCAGTAAGCCGAGAATCTATATCCAGCATCTGGCGACAGGCAAACGCGAGCGTCTGCCCTCTTTCCGTGGTCTGAACGGTGCGCCGGCCTGGTCACCGGACGGTACCAAGCTGGCACTGGTTTTGTCTAAAGATGGTAACCCTGAAATCTATATTCAGGATCTGACCTCCCCACGACTGGTGCGCGTGACCCATCATTACGGTATTGATACCGAACCTTCCTGGTCGCCTGATGGTCAGTCTCTGATCTTTACTTCGGATCGTGGCGGTCAGCCCCAGATCTATCGTATTCATCTGCCGACCCGGCAGCTTGAACGTGTCACTTTTGAAGGGAACTATAACTCCCGTGGACGGTTGACGCAGGACGGGCGCTTTCTGACGATGGTGCATCGTGGTGATGACAATGTCTTCCATATTGCGGTACAGGATCTGAAAACCGGCCGGCTCGATATACTGACCGACACCTATCTGGATGAGTCCCCGACCATCGCGCCTAATGGCAGCATTATCCTCTACGCAACTCAGAAAGGGGTGCAGGGTGTACTGGGTGGCGTGACTCTGGATGGCAACGTGCGTTTCATTCTGCCATCGGCCAGTGGTGATGTCAGGGAGCCAGCGTGGAGTCCCTACTTGCAATAA
- a CDS encoding YebC/PmpR family DNA-binding transcriptional regulator: MAGHSKWANIKHRKAAQDAKRGKIFTKLIRELVVAAKEGGGNPEDNPRLRAAVDKALGANMKRDTIDKAILRGAGGGEGENYDELTYEGYGSNGVAILVECMTDNVNRTVAGVRAAFNKYNGNLGTNGSVSYLFEKKGQITFADEADEEQIMDAALEAGADDVVSNDDGSIDVFTPWQEFMDVKQSLTDAGLEAVHAEVSMIPSTTVELDVETARKVLKLIDALDDLDDSQNVYHNAIIPEEAMEE; the protein is encoded by the coding sequence ATGGCAGGTCATTCTAAATGGGCAAATATCAAGCATCGTAAGGCAGCGCAAGATGCGAAGCGAGGCAAAATTTTCACCAAACTGATTCGTGAACTGGTGGTCGCTGCGAAAGAGGGTGGCGGCAACCCGGAGGATAATCCGCGCCTTCGGGCGGCCGTTGATAAAGCCCTGGGCGCGAACATGAAGCGCGATACCATCGATAAGGCGATCCTGCGTGGTGCGGGCGGTGGTGAAGGTGAGAACTATGATGAACTGACCTACGAAGGCTATGGCTCCAACGGCGTGGCGATTCTGGTGGAATGTATGACCGACAACGTCAACCGTACGGTAGCGGGTGTGCGGGCGGCGTTTAATAAGTACAACGGTAATCTCGGGACTAACGGTTCGGTCTCCTATCTGTTTGAGAAGAAAGGTCAGATCACCTTTGCTGATGAGGCCGATGAAGAGCAGATTATGGATGCGGCGCTCGAAGCGGGTGCCGATGATGTGGTCAGTAATGACGATGGTTCTATCGATGTATTTACACCCTGGCAGGAGTTTATGGATGTGAAGCAGTCGCTGACCGATGCCGGGCTTGAGGCGGTTCATGCGGAAGTGTCCATGATTCCATCGACCACGGTCGAACTCGATGTGGAGACCGCGCGTAAAGTGCTCAAGCTGATCGATGCGCTCGATGATCTGGATGATTCGCAGAATGTTTATCACAACGCGATCATACCGGAAGAGGCGATGGAGGAGTGA
- the ruvB gene encoding Holliday junction branch migration DNA helicase RuvB has protein sequence MIEADRFISPLSNPVEEAQDRAIRPKTLEDYVGQPVVREQMEIFIQAARMRNEALDHTLIFGPPGLGKTTLANIIANEMGSEIKTTSGPVLEKAGDLAALLTNLEPNDVLFIDEIHRLSPNVEEVLYPAMEDYQLDIMIGEGPAARSIKLELPPFTLVGATTRAGLLTSPLRDRFGIVQRLEFYNVEDLTHIVARSANLSGMQIDQQGAGEVAKRSRGTPRIANRLLRRARDYAEVKADGVINNQVADLALNMLNVDHHGFDHLDRRMLLTMIEKFGGGPVGVESLAAAISEERDTIEDVLEPYLIQQGFLMRTPRGRVVTDHAYRHFGIAKPDTDQ, from the coding sequence ATGATCGAAGCAGACCGTTTTATTTCACCACTGAGCAATCCGGTTGAAGAGGCTCAGGACCGGGCGATCCGGCCAAAAACACTTGAAGACTATGTGGGTCAGCCGGTGGTGCGCGAGCAGATGGAGATCTTTATCCAGGCTGCACGGATGCGCAATGAGGCGTTGGATCATACGCTGATCTTCGGGCCGCCCGGTTTGGGCAAGACGACACTGGCAAATATTATTGCCAATGAGATGGGTTCTGAGATTAAAACCACTTCAGGGCCGGTGCTTGAAAAGGCGGGCGACCTTGCTGCCCTGCTGACTAACCTTGAACCGAATGATGTGCTGTTCATTGATGAGATTCATCGTCTCAGCCCTAACGTTGAAGAGGTGCTCTATCCTGCGATGGAGGACTACCAGTTGGATATTATGATCGGTGAAGGCCCAGCAGCTCGTTCTATTAAGCTGGAATTGCCGCCTTTTACGCTGGTCGGCGCAACCACCCGTGCCGGGCTGCTGACCTCGCCGTTGCGCGATCGGTTCGGAATCGTTCAGCGACTGGAGTTCTATAACGTCGAGGATCTGACGCATATTGTGGCCCGTTCGGCCAACCTGTCTGGTATGCAGATCGATCAGCAGGGTGCCGGTGAAGTGGCAAAGCGCTCGCGCGGGACTCCGCGAATTGCCAATCGTCTGCTGCGCCGTGCCCGTGACTACGCAGAAGTGAAGGCCGACGGTGTGATCAATAATCAGGTCGCCGATCTGGCGCTGAATATGCTGAACGTGGATCATCATGGCTTTGATCATCTTGATCGGCGTATGTTATTGACTATGATCGAAAAATTCGGTGGTGGCCCGGTGGGTGTTGAGAGTCTGGCAGCGGCTATCAGTGAAGAGCGGGATACCATTGAAGATGTGCTGGAACCCTATCTGATTCAGCAGGGATTTTTGATGCGAACACCGCGAGGCAGGGTCGTGACGGATCACGCGTATCGCCACTTTGGTATAGCCAAACCCGACACAGATCAATAA
- a CDS encoding TraR/DksA family transcriptional regulator, translating into MTATLNLSEVASFKAELETLLEQLKAESAEQFRRQQQAENPEVHDVGDEAAAVTSLLVNVESISHQNEEIAECLEALARIENGDFGFCIDCDEEIELTRLKACPTASRCIRCQSVHEAGVRKTA; encoded by the coding sequence ATGACGGCAACTCTTAATCTTTCTGAAGTCGCGTCTTTTAAAGCCGAGCTGGAAACGCTGCTGGAGCAGCTCAAAGCAGAATCCGCCGAGCAGTTCAGGCGTCAGCAGCAGGCGGAGAACCCTGAGGTTCACGATGTGGGTGATGAGGCTGCAGCGGTCACTAGTCTGCTGGTTAATGTGGAATCAATCAGTCACCAGAACGAAGAGATTGCGGAGTGTCTGGAAGCGCTGGCGAGAATAGAAAACGGAGATTTCGGTTTCTGTATCGATTGTGATGAGGAGATCGAACTGACTCGTCTCAAAGCCTGCCCGACCGCGTCTCGCTGCATCCGCTGCCAGTCTGTTCATGAGGCGGGGGTTCGAAAAACCGCCTGA
- the ruvC gene encoding crossover junction endodeoxyribonuclease RuvC, translating to MLILGIDPGSRITGYGIINCVGNKNEYVASGCIRIKGEELPERLQQVYAGVAQIIEQYCPQEMAIEQVFMARNADSALKLGQARGVAIVAGANAELPVYEYAARKVKQSVVGKGSADKSQVQHMVAHILKLPGLPQADAADALAIALCHAHTRNSLIKTAGSMSARNASWRR from the coding sequence ATGCTGATATTAGGTATAGACCCGGGTTCGCGAATTACCGGCTACGGGATCATTAACTGCGTGGGTAATAAGAACGAATATGTGGCCAGTGGCTGTATCCGGATTAAGGGTGAAGAGCTCCCGGAGCGGTTACAGCAGGTCTATGCCGGGGTGGCGCAGATTATCGAGCAGTACTGCCCGCAGGAGATGGCGATAGAGCAGGTCTTCATGGCGCGAAATGCCGATTCGGCGCTGAAGCTGGGGCAGGCGCGTGGCGTGGCGATTGTCGCTGGCGCCAATGCGGAGTTGCCGGTTTATGAATATGCGGCACGCAAGGTAAAGCAGTCAGTCGTCGGTAAAGGCTCCGCCGATAAAAGTCAGGTTCAGCATATGGTGGCGCATATTCTGAAATTGCCCGGTCTGCCTCAGGCAGATGCTGCCGATGCATTGGCCATTGCGCTCTGTCATGCTCATACCCGGAATAGTCTGATCAAAACCGCTGGCAGTATGTCGGCCCGAAATGCCAGTTGGCGGCGATAA
- the ruvA gene encoding Holliday junction branch migration protein RuvA — translation MIGRLTGELIEKQPPQLVLDVNGVGYEVEASMNTFYRLPELGAKLTLFTHFVVREDAQLLYGFYDREERALFRTLIKANGVGPKLAITILSGISTSEFVRCVNDGDTASLVKLPGVGKKTAERLIVEMKDKIKALGLESAGEFQLSAADGPDMSGFEPVNDVRAEAESALVALGYKPVQASKAIAQADKALGAGASCEELIRAALRAMVG, via the coding sequence GTGATTGGTCGACTGACAGGAGAATTGATCGAGAAACAGCCGCCTCAACTGGTACTGGATGTGAACGGAGTGGGCTACGAAGTCGAGGCTTCGATGAATACCTTCTATCGTCTGCCGGAGCTGGGGGCAAAGCTGACGCTGTTCACTCACTTTGTGGTGCGTGAGGATGCTCAGTTGCTGTATGGCTTTTATGATCGTGAAGAGCGGGCGTTATTCCGCACGCTGATTAAGGCTAACGGTGTGGGCCCTAAGCTGGCGATCACGATTCTTTCAGGTATATCGACTTCAGAATTTGTCCGCTGCGTGAACGATGGCGATACCGCATCACTGGTGAAACTGCCGGGGGTGGGTAAAAAGACGGCAGAGCGGCTGATTGTTGAGATGAAAGACAAGATTAAAGCGCTGGGGCTTGAAAGTGCCGGTGAATTCCAGCTATCGGCTGCAGATGGGCCGGATATGAGCGGCTTTGAACCGGTGAATGATGTGCGTGCTGAAGCGGAAAGTGCGCTGGTAGCGCTGGGCTATAAACCGGTTCAGGCGAGCAAGGCCATTGCGCAGGCAGATAAAGCGCTGGGTGCCGGGGCCAGTTGTGAAGAGTTGATCCGGGCGGCACTCAGGGCGATGGTAGGGTAA
- a CDS encoding trimeric intracellular cation channel family protein, producing the protein MPELSYSEFIYIADLIGVAVFATAGALAAQGKRLDILGVVVLAIVTALGGGTIRDITLDIHPVVWVADTAYLWTAIVSAVVAFIVCRYMQYPRRMLLVLDAMGLALFAVLGAEKALAMELPALIVVMMAVITGCAGGMIRDVLTGQIPLLLQRELYATCALAGALFYVVFQPYIPGQPLAVTSMMIIFVLRMATLFADLSLPEFIVAGHKLEKLEKEENK; encoded by the coding sequence ATGCCTGAATTAAGTTACAGTGAATTTATCTATATTGCGGATCTGATCGGGGTGGCGGTGTTTGCTACCGCCGGTGCTCTGGCGGCTCAGGGTAAACGGCTCGATATTCTCGGGGTTGTAGTGCTGGCCATTGTCACCGCACTGGGCGGCGGAACGATTCGCGATATTACACTGGATATTCATCCGGTTGTCTGGGTGGCTGATACAGCCTACCTCTGGACTGCGATTGTTTCTGCGGTGGTCGCCTTTATCGTGTGTCGCTATATGCAGTATCCACGTCGCATGTTGCTGGTGCTGGATGCGATGGGTCTGGCGCTGTTTGCGGTGCTGGGTGCTGAAAAAGCGCTGGCGATGGAGTTGCCGGCCTTGATAGTGGTTATGATGGCAGTGATTACCGGCTGTGCCGGAGGCATGATCCGTGATGTGCTCACCGGACAGATTCCACTATTGCTGCAACGGGAGTTGTACGCCACCTGCGCCCTTGCCGGCGCACTGTTCTATGTGGTTTTTCAGCCCTATATACCCGGGCAGCCGCTGGCGGTAACCTCGATGATGATCATCTTTGTGCTGCGTATGGCAACGCTGTTTGCTGATTTGAGTCTGCCTGAATTTATTGTGGCCGGGCATAAACTGGAAAAGCTTGAGAAGGAAGAGAATAAGTGA
- the tolA gene encoding cell envelope integrity protein TolA, giving the protein MRAGSYLVPTILAVLLHGVVIVLLAQSWFEHHEEVRKTPRHVQAQVVDLKSQAARKKAETEAKAKERARQQRLADEQKKREAEQKRQQALKEKQAAEKRKQEQAKQRAAEEKKRQQAAKKKAEQEKAKKAAAEKQRKAAEAKRQAEAKRKQEAERKAAEAKARAAKEKAAREAKEAAERKARNEALQRAMEAEEAALRAEEERASAMSYEAYVVEMITRNWRRSPSARNGMVVEVTVHLLPSGRVNDRYVSRSSGDSRFDNDALRAIDRVGVFDKLQEMDSAVFDRYFRKRVLRFRPEDLRD; this is encoded by the coding sequence TTGAGAGCGGGTAGTTACCTAGTCCCAACCATTCTGGCGGTTTTGCTGCACGGCGTTGTGATTGTGTTGCTGGCGCAGAGCTGGTTTGAACACCATGAAGAGGTGCGTAAAACACCGCGTCATGTGCAGGCGCAGGTGGTTGACCTGAAATCTCAGGCCGCGCGCAAGAAAGCTGAAACTGAGGCGAAGGCAAAAGAGCGTGCGCGCCAGCAGCGTCTCGCGGATGAGCAGAAAAAACGTGAAGCCGAGCAAAAGCGTCAACAGGCGTTGAAAGAGAAACAGGCGGCAGAAAAACGTAAGCAGGAACAGGCGAAGCAGCGCGCTGCTGAAGAGAAGAAACGTCAGCAGGCTGCAAAGAAGAAAGCAGAGCAGGAAAAGGCTAAGAAAGCCGCGGCAGAAAAACAGCGCAAAGCCGCAGAAGCCAAACGTCAGGCAGAGGCAAAACGCAAACAGGAAGCTGAGCGCAAAGCGGCAGAAGCCAAAGCGCGGGCCGCGAAAGAGAAAGCTGCCCGCGAGGCGAAAGAAGCGGCTGAGCGTAAAGCGCGTAATGAAGCCCTGCAGCGGGCGATGGAAGCAGAAGAGGCGGCTCTTCGTGCCGAGGAGGAGCGGGCTTCAGCGATGAGCTATGAGGCCTATGTGGTTGAGATGATCACACGCAACTGGCGACGTTCACCTTCAGCCCGAAATGGTATGGTAGTGGAGGTGACCGTGCACCTGCTGCCATCCGGCCGGGTGAATGATCGTTATGTCAGCCGCTCCAGTGGCGACAGCCGGTTCGATAACGATGCGCTTCGGGCAATAGACCGGGTAGGTGTGTTTGATAAGCTGCAGGAGATGGATTCTGCGGTCTTTGATCGTTATTTCCGTAAACGGGTGCTGCGTTTCCGTCCGGAAGATCTGCGTGACTAA